In Deltaproteobacteria bacterium, the genomic window GGATTTCTGCAACCGGGACCAGGGCGCCGCCCGGTGATTTCCGTCTTTTTTCCATCGTAACCCATGCGAATCTGTGCTGTCATCCCGGCTTACAACAATGAGAAGACTATCTCCAGTGTCGTGGAGGGAACCCGGGCCCATATCCGAAATGTCATCGTAGTGGATGACGGTTCAACGGACGGGACCGGGGAACTCGCCATGAGGGCCGGTGCCCGGGTCATCGCTGTCGGCAGGAACCGGGGAAAGGGACACGCTCTCAAAATTTCCTTCCGCAGGGCCTTGGTCAGGGGATTCGACGGGGTCCTCACCCTGGACGCGGATCTGCAGCACGACCCCGGGGAGATTCCAAAGTTTGTCGAGTACTACTCGGCCCACAGACCGGGGATCGTGGTGGGGGACAGGATGCACGGCCGGGAGCGCATTCCCCGGGGACGGTACGTCCCCAACCGGGTGGGGACCTATGCCTTCTCCTGGCTCACGGGACAACCCATCCCGGATTCCCAGTGCGGCTTCAGGCTTTACGACCGGCGGGTCCTGGAAGAAGTTCCCATCCTGCACGACGGTTTCGAGGCGGAGACCGACCTGCTCCTCAGGGCCGCAAAACGAGGGTACCATATCGGTTTTGTTCCCATTCGAACGATTTATTTTGAAAAATCCGGGGGCCGCTCCGCCTATCGGCCCGTCAGGGATACGTTTCGGATCAGCATCGTCTTTTTGATGAACCTCTTCTGGAAGGACCGATGAAAGAAAGGATTCCCAGGCGAGTGGTTGTTACGGGGATGGGGGTGGTCTGCTCCATCGGGTGTTCCCTCGCAGCCTTCGAGGAGGGGCTGTTCCGGGGCCGTTGCGGGATCGGACACCTGTCCCTTTTCGACACGCGGGACTATCCCTGCCGGGCGGCCGCCGAGGTAAGGGGGGGAGATTTCGCCCTTCGAATGGGGAGGCGTCTCCCGAAGCGGGTTTCCCGCTGCGATCTCCTGGGGCTGGCCGCCGCCGAGGAGGCCTTCTCGAATTCAGGGCTGGACCTGGCCGCACAGGACCGGGAGCGCATCGGCGTTGTCCTGGGAGGAGGCGCAGGAGGTATGCTTTCCTGGGAAGGGTACCGGCGGGCCCGCTGGGCGGGCCGAAAGGCCATCAGGGCCTCCAGGCTCCTGGCTTCTTCCCCTTGCACCTTGGCGGACCTCCTGGGTTCCCGGTGGGATCTGGGAGGGTTCAGGACCACGATCACCACGGCCTGCTCTTCGAGCGCCACCGCCATCGGTCATGGGTTCGACCTGATCCGGCAAGGGATTCAGGACGTGGTCCTGACAGGGGGAAGCGAATCCCTGTCGGAGCTGACCTTTGCGGGGTTCAATGCATTGAGGCTCATGGATCCGCTACATTGCAGACCCTTTGACCGGAACCGGCAAGGTCTCTCACTAGGGGAGGGGGCGGCGATTCTCGTCCTGGAGGAGCGGGAGCAGGCGCTTTCCAGGGGGGCGAGGATTTACGGTGAGGTCCTGGGATATGCTATTAACTCGGATGCCTATCACATGACCTCACCAGATCCCGGGGCACGGGGAATGCGTCGAGTCATGGAGGCTGCCCTTGCCACGGCCGGGCTCCTACCGGACCAGGTGGACTACATCAACGCCCACGGAACCGGCACCAAGATTAACGACGCGGCCGAGACCCGGGCAGTCAAGGCCGTTTTCGGCGTGAAGAGGCGACAATCTCCCGCCGTCAGCTCCACCAAGTCCATGGTGGGACATTGCCTCGGGGCGGCGGGGGCCCTGGAGGCGGCAGCGACCCTTCTTGCCCTTTACAGGCAGCTCCTGCCGCCGACCGTACACCTCGAGTCACCGGACGAGGAGTGTGACCTGGACCATGTCCCCAACCAGGCGAGACCGACGGATGTCCGTTTCGCCCTGAGCAACTCCTTCGCCTTCGGGGGGAACAATACCTGCCTGGTTTTCGGCAGGGAAGGGGCCGGGGCCCCGAGTCATCTAAGGGAGCGCAACGTTGTGCGGTAAAATGAGTGAAATCGTCATTACAGGTATAGGGGTGATCAGTTCCCTGGGCGTGGGGCGGGAGGCCTTCTGGAGCGGATGCCGGGAAGCCCGATCGGGGATCAAGAGGGTATCGATCCCGGAGGCGGATTCCATGGGATGCAATGTCGCTGGCTGGATCGACGATTTCGATCCGCGGCGCTTCCTGTCCCCGAGGGTCTATCGCCGAATGAGCCGGGTCTCCCGGATGGCGGTGGCCGCCAGTTGCGAGGCCCTGGAGGACAGCGGGGTACCCCTGGATTCAGGCAGGGACCGCATAGCGGTGATCCTGGGAACGGCTTACGGGAGCAGTTCCCACGTAGAGGATTTTTATATGAGTCTCCTCGAGGGAGGTCCCCGCGGGGCACAGCCCTTTTTATTCCCAGAGACCGTTCCGAATGCCCCGGCGAGCCACGTAGCCATCGTCAACGGGATCACGGGACCCAACACCACCTTTTCCCAGAACGAGATCTCCGCCGAATGCGCCATTCTTTTTGGGGCGGATCTGCTGCGCCATCACCGGGCGGATGTGGTCCTTGCGGGAGGTGCGGAAGAACTCTCAGAAATGCTGTTTTTCTGCTATCAAGCCGTGGGCGCCTTGTGGAAGTTCAAGACGGAAAAGGAGGGCCCAGTGCCTTTTGAGCCCGGAGGAGGCATTGTCCTGGGGGAGGGGGCGGCAGTCCTGGTGATGGAGCGGGGAGAAGATGCCCTGGCCCGCGGCGCCAGGATTTACGGCCGCCTCCGTTCCTGCGTGATCCGGGGAGGTGAGGCGGACCTCGGGCACTATGAAACGAAAGGAACCCGGATGGCAAGGGCCATGGAAGAGGCGCTGGATGCAGCCGCCATGGGGACGGGAGATATCGACCGGATCCATGTCTCGGCCAATGGTACGGGGGAACTCGACCGGATGGAGCATGACCGGATCAAAGAAATGTTTGATAGAGGCGGGGAAGACTTGGAAGTCACGCCCCTGAAGTATCTCCTGGGAGATTTCGGCGCTGCAGGGGCCCTCCGTGCGGCCGCTGCGCTCTTGAGCCTGTATCACCGTCAGCCTCTACCCACGGTTCGGATCGGCACTCTCCTGGGCGACCCTCACGTTCCGGTATGGACGTTTCACCCGCCCGGCAGGTCCACGGGAATCCTCATGACCACTTCCACCTTCGGGGGTGGCTCCGCAACCCTGGTTTTCACCGAGGCCTCGGGTGCAGGCAGCCCATGAAGGTCCTCCTCATCTCCCCGAACATCGAATCCCTCCCGGACCCGGTCTTCCCCATCGGCGTGGCTTGCATCGCCGGGGCCTTGAAGGAGCGGGGAATCACCTTCAGAATCCTGGACCTTTGTTTTGTTCAAGATTTCGAGAAGGCCCTCGAGGATGAGTTGACATCCTACCCGCCTGATCTCATCGGCCTGTCCATCAGGAATCTGGACAACGTCAGTTGGCCCCACTACGTCTCCTACGTGCCTTTTTACCGCCGGGTGGTCGAGAGTGTGAGGCGTTATACCCGTGCACCGATATTCCTCGGAGGTAGCGGCTTTTCCCTGATGCCTGGGAAAGTGCTCGAGGTCCTCGGAGCGGATGGAGGCATCATCGGCGAGGGCGAGCGGGCCTTCACCCGGTTGGTTCAAGGCATTCAGGAGGCAGGGAAATGGCCCCTTGAGCCTGAAAAGAGAATCCTGTCTCCTGGCCCGATCCAAGACCTCGACGCCCTTCCCCTGCCCGACCGCTCCGGGTTCGACAATGAAGCCTACCTCATGAAGGGAGGCATGGGGAATATTCAGACGAAGAGGGGGTGTCCCTTCCGCTGCATCTACTGCACCTACCCCCTGATCGAGGGGACCCGTATGAGGTTGCGCAGCCCTTCACGGGTTTGCGACGAGATAGCCGATCTCCTGGATCAAGGAATCGACAATCTCTTTGTGGTGGACAGTGCCTTCAACTATCCTCCGGAACACGCCGAGGCCGTCTGCCGGGAAATGGTTCGTCGAAAGTTGCCGGTTCGGTGGAGCTGCTACCTCAATCCGGCCTTTGTCACGCCGCGTCTGATGGAGCTCATGGGGGAGGCGGGTTGCAGCGGGGTGGAATTCGGGACCGACGCAGCCCATCCCGAAATGCTCCGGAACCTGGGAAAGGGGTTCGGGATGGAAGATGTCCGGCGGGCGTCTGAAATCTGCCGACACTCCGGGATGCCTTTTTGCCATTCCCTCTTGCTGGGAGGTCCGGGAGAGAACCTGGATACGGCCCGGCGATCCCTGGAAACCGTAAGGACCATGGAACCTACGGCGGTTATCTGCATGGTGGGTATCCGGGTCTTTCCCGGAACCCGGCTCGCCCGTCTGGGTGAAAGGGAGGGAATTCCGGACCCCGCTTCAGATCTCCTCAATCCGGTATTCTACCTTGCTCCAGGTCTTGAGGAAGAAATCCTCTCCCTGGTGGAGGAGTTTTCCCGGGATAATCCCACCTGGATTTTCCCTGGCCTGAACATCAACATGAACCACGACTTGCAACGGAAATTGCGCCGCTTTGGGCTCAAGGGCCCCCTTTGGGAGTACATGGCAAGGGGGCGGCGGCGCCTTCCCACTGGTTCCCCCCGAAACGAGGGCTGATTCGCACCGGGAACCGGGCGGGAATACAAAGCAATGATTGAAGAAGATTTTTTAAACTCCCTCTATGGCATTTTTTGCCTTTCTTCACGCGTCCCGTCCGGTTGATAAAGATTCGAGACCTTTGAAAAACGCTCCCTTTTGCCCAATCCCGGCGTCAGGCTCAAATTTTAATCCTCGAAATACTTCAATGTATTCCTGTGGTTAAAATTTTCACCTTCCTTGACCTTGAACAAAATTGAACGTTTTTCAAAGGTCTCGATTCGTTGTTTCGTGTGGCCACATTTCTGGAAAAAGACTACATTTTATTATTATAATTTTCTGCTCGGTGCCGAATAGATAAAAAGAAGGAGAAGGCAAATACAGGACTGCCTGATCCTGCTTCCCGGGAATGGTAAAGCGGACACCCGCACTCCAGATGGGAAAGACTGTAAAGTGTTTCTTCCCGTTTGCTAGAAATTTCCTGAGAAGCGGTGATGAGGGAGGAGTATATGGGCCTTTCATGCCAATCACCGATTGCGTCTTCAAACAATGCCTCTCGCAGCCTCTCCTGGCTGGATGCCATACAAAAACCCGAATGGAAAAATGTCACTTTTGACAAGGGGGTAAGTGTCTCCTGGAGTCTCCTGGGCGAGAGAATTCTCTTGGCGCGGACCAAAGGGTACTCGACCCTGGTCCACGTAAGCCATGCCCTTGAAATGATGGAGGAGATTATTACAAGGGAGATACCGGGAGGTCCCTTTGTCTTCATTGAGGATTATTCCGATCTTCAGGGCTCTTCCAACGATTCAAGGCGTTATTACATAGATTTCATGAAAAGACAAAGGCGGCTTGCCGGACTGGTTTTTTTCGGCCTCTCATCTTCCATGAGCATCAGCATCAGGCTTGCACGTAGACTTCATATAGTCCCCTTTGATGTGCTTATCGCCAGAGATTACTCGGATGCTGTCGGCCTTGCCCTGGAAATCCTGCAACGGGCCGGAATCAGAACAGGACTCAGATACGAGGACGGCTGGGAGCTGGAAGTTGAAGGTTTCAGGGCAAGATTTGAGATGCTCGACAAGAACGTCCTGCATGTGGTTGCAAAAGGGTTCATGGGGGATAGGGCGGTGGAGCCTTTTTTCAGGGCATGTGAGAAGGCGGTTGAATCGATAGGATTTTTTGGAAACGAGTATCATCTTGTGATCTGTCTCTCGGAATTCAGCGGGATAAGTTATCACGGTAAAAAGAGGTTCATGCAAGGTCTTCTGAAATACCATGAAAAACATCCATTTGTTGAAAACATTTACTATGGGATGAATAGACGGCTGCGGACGACCATAAACCTTTATAAATCGATTGCCCCTTTCAAGGTAAGGACATGCCAGGACCTGGAAAGAGCTTTGGGCTCCCTAAAAGAAAATAGAGGCAGGACACGGCCTATAGTTCGAAAGGGTGTTGACCGTTGCTTGCAGAGGTACGTGGATGAACTGCTTGCATTCATCGGGAGCATAGATTGGGAGGCGGATGGGATCGAAGATACCGTGTCAATAGACCCTTCTGACCCCTTCAGGCCTGTAGTAGACGCAATTATGCTTGTAAAGACCGACCTGGATTATCTTTTCAAGGAACAAAAGAAGGCAAGGGAAGCCCTGGAGGAAAGCGAAAAGAAATATCGTGATATTTATAACAATATTTCTGATTTTCTCTATTTTCATGATCTGGAAGGAAACTTTACGGACACGAACGATGCATGGAAAAGAGAATACGGATTTTCTGACGAAGACCTGGCGGGATTACACCTCAGGGATATCCTTCCCAAACGGTATCATGCCCGGATCGGGAAGTATCTCGAACGAATAAAGAAGACCGGCAGGGATGAAGGCCTGATGACGGTGGTAAGCAAGGATGGCCGTGAACATGTAGTTGAGTATAGAAACTCCCTGGTTTACGGTCCGCATGGGCCTATCGGGGTCAGAGGATCAGCCAGGGACATTACAAAACGCATCGAGACGGAGAAGGCCCTCCGGGAAAGCGAGGAGAAATACCGTACCATCCTTCAGAATACACAGGAAGGTTATTATGAAACCGATCTTGCCGGGAACCTGGTCTTTTTCAATAATTCCATGTGTAGGATCCTCGGGTATGAAAGGGATGAATTGCTCAAAATGAATTTTCGGGATTACATGGATGGTGCCAATGCAAAAAAGGTATATCAGGTCTTCAACCAGGTTTTTCGGTCAGGGCAACCGGATAAGGGGTTCGGCTGGGAACTTGTCAGAAAAGATGGAAAGACGGTGTACGTTGAGTCATCCGTCACTCCCATTACGGACAAGAACGGAAAGGTGACGGGATTCAGGGGTGTCCTTCGTGATATCACGGAAAGAAAAAGGGCCGAGGAGGAGATCAAACGATACAGCGAACACCTCGAAGAGATGGTGCAGCAGAGGACCGCTGATCTTCAGGCCTCAGAGGAGAAATACCGAACCATCCTGGCAAGTATTGAGGATGGTTACTATGAGGTCGACCTTGCCGGAAACCTCGTGTTCTGCAATGACGCGCTCTGTAAGATTACGGGATATTCCAGAGATGAGATGATAGGGCTGAACAACCGGGACTATATGGAACCCCGGAACGCCCATAAACTTTACCTGAGTTACCATCAGGTCTATGAAACCGGGGTGCCGGTCCGAAGCGTGGAATGGGAGATGATCTCGAAGGACGGTACAAGAAAACACATGGAAAATTCCATTTCTCTCATCCGTGATGCTGAGGGCAGGCCGATCGGGTTCCGTGGTATTGTGAGGGATGTTACGGAAAGAAAAAGGCTGGAAAATGAGCTTGTAAAGAAGACAGAACTTGCAAATGCGGCAAGCAAGGCGAAAAGTGATTTCTTGGCCAATATGAGCCATGAAATCAGGACACCCCTTAACGGGATACTTGGCATGATTGAATTGCTCAAGGAAACCCGGCTTGAAGATCAGCAGAAGAAGATCGTTGATTCCATCAATTCCGAGGCCAGTTCCCTTTATGGCCTGATAAACAATATCCTGGACTTTTCAAAGATAGAAGCACGAAAACTGGAACTCGAGGAAGTGCTGTTCGATCTCAGCCTGATGATAGATGATATCGCTGCGGTCATGAGCATCAGGGCTTCACAGAAAAACCTCAGTTTTAAGATCACCATGGATCCGGCTATCCCGTCATGGGTGATTGGAGATCCAGGGAGGCTCCGTCAAATCCTTAATAATCTACTCAGCAACGCCCTGAAATTCACCCAAAAGGGTGAAATTGCGCTTAGTGGAGAAGTTGTCGAGGAGTTCGGGAAAAAGGTGAAGGTCCGTTTTTCCGTGAGGGATACCGGCATTGGTATTGCTGAACACAAGCAAAAGATCATTTTTGAGAGTTTCACTCAGGCTGATACGTCTACCACAAGGCGGTTTGGGGGGACCGGACTGGGCATTTCCATTGCAAAGCAGTTAGCCGAATTGATGGGGGGTGAAATAGGGGTTGAAAGCCGGGAGGGCAAGGGCAGCACATTTTGGTTCACTGCGGTTTTTAAAAGAGAAAAAGTCCGACCTGCCCTTTCTTCACAACAGGTGCCAAATCTCAAAAATCTGCGGGTGATGGTGGTGGACCCAAATCAATCCGGGTTGGTCCGGACATCTACGTGCCTTCGTTCTTGGGGCTGCAATCCCCTTGGCGTCTCCAGGGGGGCTGATGCGCTTAGAATGCTTGAGGAGGCAAGAAAAAAGGGAGAGCCTTTTGATCTGATCCTTACTGAGGTCCACATGCCGCAAATGAATGGGTTTGCCCTGGCCGAAGAGATCAGGGCCATGGGTCCGTTCGCCAAAATACCCATCATCGCCTTGACATCTGCAGGGGCTGTCGGGGAAGGAGACAAGTGCAGGGAGATAGGGATCCAGGGCTACCTGACAAGACCCATAAATGATGATGATCTACGCAGGGCCATAGAGCTTGTCCTTGCCTTGCCCATGAAGGGCGGAAAAAAAGGTTACAAGCTGATCACCAGGTATACCGTCTCCGAGATGAAAAAGAGGGCATTCCGAATTCTGCTGGTGGAGGACTATCCCACCAACCAGGAAGTTGCCATGAGACACCTGGAGGCGGCAGGGTACCAGGTGGAACTGGCGGAAAACGGCCGGGAGGCCGTCGAAATGTTTAAAAAGGGTAATTTCGATCTCATCCTTATGGATATTCAGATGCCTGTCATGGACGGCTGGCAGGCAACCGCCGCCATAAGGGAGCATGAAAAAAACAGTGTGAAAAAACCTATGGGCCATGTTCCGATTATCGCCATGACGGCCCATGCCCTTAAGGACGACAGGGACAAATGCCTTGAAGTGGGGATGGATGATTACATTACAAAACCGGTCAGGAGAAAGGAATTGCTGAGTGTTGTAGCCGCATGGCTTAACTCAGGACATAACCCGACAACTTCGGCCATGGGTCCGGACATTATTCGCCCGGAGGCATCCCATGAGGGACTCAGTCCGACGCATAGGCCGAGGTCGACTGAGGCGATGGACTTTCAAAAGGCACTTGCGGAATTTGAAGGAGACCGCGAATTCCTGATGGAGGTGGTGGAGGGTTTTTTACGAAACGCCGATACCCAGATCGAGACTATGCGACGTGCAATCGCCGATGGGGATGCCGAAACGCTCAGGAAAGAGGCCCATGCAATGAAGGGCGGGGCGGCCAACCTGACTGCCGAAAAAGTGGCACGGTATGCGTTGCGCCTCGAAAACTTGGGTAAGTCCGGGAAATTGGAAGAAAGCACTCCTGTGCTGAAAATGCTCTGTGAGGAACTGGATTGCCTTAAAAAATATATTAAGGAGAACATTATTGTTCCATGAAGAGAAACACCGTATCCGTCCTGAGCCCTCGTATGAGAAGTAGTTTGTCTTTAAAAGGGCCGTATGTGATGGCAAAAGAAACAAGGGTTGGGAGAGTGTGTCCCCTCCTGGGCTGGCTGTTGAATGCGATGAACCTTCCCCGGGATTTGAGCTGATACGGGGACATGCCCTGAACCAAAATCCGCGGGAGATGAGATGATGAGGATCCTTGTTGTCGACGATGAGCTTGTCAGCAGGAAAAAGATGCAGAAGATCCTGAGTAATTTCGGTGAATGTAGGTCGGTGCAGAGTGGAAGGCTTGCGATTGAGGAGGTAGAAGAGGCGTGGAGAAGTCACAGGCCGTTCGATCTTATCACCATGGATATCTCGATGCCTGATATGGATGGGATAGAGGCCGTGTATGAGATCAGGGAAAGAGAAAAGGACCTGATAAGACCTAATGGGGTAAGAACGAAGATCATTATGGTGACATCCCACGCTGACAAGGACAACCTGATTACCGCTATCCAGGCCGGGTGTGACGATTATGTGGTGAAACCTTTTGACCGCAAAATACTGGATGCCAAGATAGCGAAGCTCTTTCCCCATTCCATGACGTCCCCGTACATTTCCGCTCCTCGACCTCAACGAAGCAGGGAGGAGATCATCGCGGAGATCAGCGAGGAGTTCAGGCGGGGAGAGATTGATTTGCCATCGTTTCCGCGTATCGGGATGCGATTCAAGGAATTGGTAGAAAAAGGGGCGGGTTTTCAGGAGATGGCCGACCTTTTGAAACAGGACGTGGCTATCTCCGCCAAGCTTATCAGTATGTCAAACTCCCCGTTTTACCGTGGGGTAAAAAAGAATATTTCCTTGGAACAGGCGATAAACCGTTTGGGGGTTTCCATTACGAAGCAATATGTATATGCGATCTGCAGCAAGGAGTTCTTTGAAACGGGAAACCGGCTCTTCTCGCCCTTTGTGGAAAAATTGTGGCGGCACAGTCTCGCCTGTGCCTATGCCTCGGAAGTGTTGTCCGGTGTCCTTGGGGTATGGGTACCAGAGGATGCTTTCACGGCCGGCCTTTTGCACGACATCGGAAAACTGATCCTGCTGGATGTCATCAGCAAACTGGAGGAACATGGGCAGGCAGGAATAATGCTCGAAGACAATACGATATCAGTACTTCTCGAGAAATTCCATGGTGAATTCGGTGCAGGCCTGCTCAAAAAGTGGGCCTTTTCGCCATTGCTTGTTGAAATTGCGCGGTACCATAATGATCTTTCCGGGTTAGGCAATTCCTCCGGGGAGTTGCTCGTTGTTCATCTCGCCAACATGCTGGTAAAGAGCATGGGATATGATGTTTCGGGGGCAAACGTGGAAAACGTGCTGGAAACGGATTCCGCCCGCCTTCTGAATATAGGACATGAAGGGATCTTAGAGGTGAAGAGGCTCGTGCAGGAACGTATGGAAGAACTGGGTGATATCCTCAAATGAACATGCATGACAGTGATAGGGGGAACGTTCCTGCTTGCTCATAACTTTTTTGGGAGGAGGGGGTTATCATGAAAAAGTGGGGGAAGGTTGTCTTATTCGTGGCCTTTATCCTTCTTGCGGTCGGGTGCGCCGGATCGAGCCCTTACATGCGGCAGTCTTCTCCACCGGGCGACAATCCACCCGCGGACAAGGCACGGGTCTATTTCATGAGACCTTCGGGTTTCGGGTTCGCGGTCCATTTCCAGATATGGGATCGGGAGAACCTCATCGGGTTGGCCCAGGCGAAATCCTACTTCGTTTATGAATGTGATCCCGGGAAGCACCTTTTCATCGGCATCGCCGAGAATAAGCGTGCCGTCGAGGCCGATCTGAAGGCAGGAAAGAGTTATTATATCCTGACCCAGGTAAAGATGGGTGGATGGAAGGCCCGAATGGGCTTCATCCCGGTCAGGAGGAATTCGGAATACTGGGACCAGGTGGAGCGATACAGGCGGGATCTTCTCTTCACCTCTCCGGACAGGGCTCAGTTAGAAAGGTGGCTGGCCGCCAATGGATCTAAGGCCACGGCCGTAATCCGCCACACCATCCAATTCCTGGAGACCCCCGAGGGGCGGAAATATGTTGAGTACCTTGGAGAAGGGGACGGCAGATGACAGGACCTGGGGCACCTCAACCGTTGAGAGATCCTGGGGAGGGTTGATTACACGAGCTTTCCCTTTTTATTCTCTTTAAGCGGTGGTGGAAATAGCGGATGAGGCCGCGGATGGATTTCCAGCTTCGAAGGTAAAAGGAGAGGTTTGCCCAGATTAGCCAAAACTGCAATTCAAGGCGCGGGATCCTGGGATGATCGAAAACCGCGTGAACGGCATCGAACTTGCTCCAGTCTCTCTCCGTGATCCTTTCCTTCAATTGCTCATAGAGCGCCGTTCCCGGGTAGGGTGTAAGGAGAGTGAACTGAGCCGTCTGCGTGTTCAGTTTCCTGGCGAAGCGGATAGTGGCCAGAAGATCCCTTCTACTCTCTTCCGGCGCCCCCAGGATATATGCCGCGAGGACTTCGATACGGTTTTTGCGGAAGATTTCTACCGCCTCCCGGACCTGCTCCGGGCCGATTCCCTTGTGGAAACGCTTTAGCTGGGCCGGGCTGGGGGACTCGACCCCCACGAAGACGTTCCTCGCTCCGGCCTCGGCCATGTGCTGTATCAAGTGGGGATTTCGAACGGCGGTGTCCGCCCTGCAGAAGCACCACCAGTGAACATCCAGGTCTTTTTGAAGGATTCCCTCGCACAATTGGTGGATCCTTTCCGGTGAGCCAAGGAAGTTGTCGTCCAGGAAGGCAACGGCCCTGTATCCCAGGTCCTTAACGAGGTATTCCAACTCCGAGAGGATGTTTTCGGAACTCCTGGCCCGCCACTTAGGGCCGTCGAAGCTGGTGGAGGAGCAGAAGCGGCACCCGTAAGGACACCCACGGCTGGTGTGAAGGGACATCAGGGGACGGGTTCCCAGGCGGGAAGGGGCATAGAGGGATAGGTCCACCAGATCCCTGGCCGGAAAGGGAAGGGAATCCAGGTCATGGATGCGTTCGGGGGGGGCGGTATCCTGGGGCCCGCCTGGAGCAGGAAAGATCAGGCCGGGGATGGAGCCGGGGTCTCCACCATTTTCCCAGCAATCGAGGAGATCAGGGAAAACCTTTTCCCCTTCCCCCTTGACGACGGCATCAACATGGCCCGATGAGAGGATTTCTTCCGCACAGAACCATGGATGGGGTCCTCCCATGACCACCCTGGCACCGGCCCCTTTGGCCAGCCGGGCCAGTTCGCGGGCCCAGGGGTAGCGGCTGGTATCGCAATATATGCCGACGACATCTGAGGAAGAAAAGTCGGGCCGTCGGCGTTCGACCGCCAGATCCGCGACCCGAACGAGGTGCCTTCTGGCTCGAGCCGCGGCGGCCACGTAAAGGAGGCCCAAAGGTGGGAGAAGGATCCCGGCACGACGAAAGGTGTCCCGGGACGGAGGGTTCAGGAGAAGGACTCGCATGTCAGGTCGGGATTAGATGAAGCAAGGGTTTAAGGGTTTTCAGCCTACCGGAAAGAGCCAGTGTGCAAACCTTTCGTCCTTCCCGGCCACGATGTCGTTCAACAAGGCCGAGATCCTGCCGGTGACGGCACCTGGGATGGGGGAGAGAATTCTCTCCTCGCATCTCTTTACAGGTAGGACTTTCATGGGGGTGCAGGAGAAAAAGATTTCTTCTGCGTTTTGGAGGAGTTCCGGCGGAAACCTCCCTTCCCTCACTTCAATTCCAAGGGTCTTTCCCGCCTCTATGATGGACTTGCGGGTGATACTCTTCAGGACAGTGCCTTCGGACGGGGTCAGCAGGACACCATCCTTGACCAGGAAGATGGATTCGGTGCCCCCCTCTGCCAGGAATCCTTGGGTATCCAGCATGACGGTAAAGTCAAAGCCCTTTTCCAGGGCCTCTTTTCGGGCCATCATTCCGTTGAGATAATTTGCGGCTGCTT contains:
- a CDS encoding PAS domain S-box protein codes for the protein MGLSCQSPIASSNNASRSLSWLDAIQKPEWKNVTFDKGVSVSWSLLGERILLARTKGYSTLVHVSHALEMMEEIITREIPGGPFVFIEDYSDLQGSSNDSRRYYIDFMKRQRRLAGLVFFGLSSSMSISIRLARRLHIVPFDVLIARDYSDAVGLALEILQRAGIRTGLRYEDGWELEVEGFRARFEMLDKNVLHVVAKGFMGDRAVEPFFRACEKAVESIGFFGNEYHLVICLSEFSGISYHGKKRFMQGLLKYHEKHPFVENIYYGMNRRLRTTINLYKSIAPFKVRTCQDLERALGSLKENRGRTRPIVRKGVDRCLQRYVDELLAFIGSIDWEADGIEDTVSIDPSDPFRPVVDAIMLVKTDLDYLFKEQKKAREALEESEKKYRDIYNNISDFLYFHDLEGNFTDTNDAWKREYGFSDEDLAGLHLRDILPKRYHARIGKYLERIKKTGRDEGLMTVVSKDGREHVVEYRNSLVYGPHGPIGVRGSARDITKRIETEKALRESEEKYRTILQNTQEGYYETDLAGNLVFFNNSMCRILGYERDELLKMNFRDYMDGANAKKVYQVFNQVFRSGQPDKGFGWELVRKDGKTVYVESSVTPITDKNGKVTGFRGVLRDITERKRAEEEIKRYSEHLEEMVQQRTADLQASEEKYRTILASIEDGYYEVDLAGNLVFCNDALCKITGYSRDEMIGLNNRDYMEPRNAHKLYLSYHQVYETGVPVRSVEWEMISKDGTRKHMENSISLIRDAEGRPIGFRGIVRDVTERKRLENELVKKTELANAASKAKSDFLANMSHEIRTPLNGILGMIELLKETRLEDQQKKIVDSINSEASSLYGLINNILDFSKIEARKLELEEVLFDLSLMIDDIAAVMSIRASQKNLSFKITMDPAIPSWVIGDPGRLRQILNNLLSNALKFTQKGEIALSGEVVEEFGKKVKVRFSVRDTGIGIAEHKQKIIFESFTQADTSTTRRFGGTGLGISIAKQLAELMGGEIGVESREGKGSTFWFTAVFKREKVRPALSSQQVPNLKNLRVMVVDPNQSGLVRTSTCLRSWGCNPLGVSRGADALRMLEEARKKGEPFDLILTEVHMPQMNGFALAEEIRAMGPFAKIPIIALTSAGAVGEGDKCREIGIQGYLTRPINDDDLRRAIELVLALPMKGGKKGYKLITRYTVSEMKKRAFRILLVEDYPTNQEVAMRHLEAAGYQVELAENGREAVEMFKKGNFDLILMDIQMPVMDGWQATAAIREHEKNSVKKPMGHVPIIAMTAHALKDDRDKCLEVGMDDYITKPVRRKELLSVVAAWLNSGHNPTTSAMGPDIIRPEASHEGLSPTHRPRSTEAMDFQKALAEFEGDREFLMEVVEGFLRNADTQIETMRRAIADGDAETLRKEAHAMKGGAANLTAEKVARYALRLENLGKSGKLEESTPVLKMLCEELDCLKKYIKENIIVP
- a CDS encoding HDOD domain-containing protein — protein: MMRILVVDDELVSRKKMQKILSNFGECRSVQSGRLAIEEVEEAWRSHRPFDLITMDISMPDMDGIEAVYEIREREKDLIRPNGVRTKIIMVTSHADKDNLITAIQAGCDDYVVKPFDRKILDAKIAKLFPHSMTSPYISAPRPQRSREEIIAEISEEFRRGEIDLPSFPRIGMRFKELVEKGAGFQEMADLLKQDVAISAKLISMSNSPFYRGVKKNISLEQAINRLGVSITKQYVYAICSKEFFETGNRLFSPFVEKLWRHSLACAYASEVLSGVLGVWVPEDAFTAGLLHDIGKLILLDVISKLEEHGQAGIMLEDNTISVLLEKFHGEFGAGLLKKWAFSPLLVEIARYHNDLSGLGNSSGELLVVHLANMLVKSMGYDVSGANVENVLETDSARLLNIGHEGILEVKRLVQERMEELGDILK
- a CDS encoding B12-binding domain-containing radical SAM protein, with the protein product MGLLYVAAAARARRHLVRVADLAVERRRPDFSSSDVVGIYCDTSRYPWARELARLAKGAGARVVMGGPHPWFCAEEILSSGHVDAVVKGEGEKVFPDLLDCWENGGDPGSIPGLIFPAPGGPQDTAPPERIHDLDSLPFPARDLVDLSLYAPSRLGTRPLMSLHTSRGCPYGCRFCSSTSFDGPKWRARSSENILSELEYLVKDLGYRAVAFLDDNFLGSPERIHQLCEGILQKDLDVHWWCFCRADTAVRNPHLIQHMAEAGARNVFVGVESPSPAQLKRFHKGIGPEQVREAVEIFRKNRIEVLAAYILGAPEESRRDLLATIRFARKLNTQTAQFTLLTPYPGTALYEQLKERITERDWSKFDAVHAVFDHPRIPRLELQFWLIWANLSFYLRSWKSIRGLIRYFHHRLKRIKRESSCNQPSPGSLNG